A section of the Oryza sativa Japonica Group chromosome 1, ASM3414082v1 genome encodes:
- the LOC4327193 gene encoding uncharacterized protein, whose protein sequence is MAAAAAEGGGGGGGAVYDPSYVPDSVKTFVAHMYRHVRDKNVYEIHQMYEGGFQRLSDRLFRDAPWPAAEAVSPYCDGDHVFLLLYRELWYRHAYARASSSSSSSAPLTAGQRAESWANYCDLFSVVLHGVVNMQLPNQWLWDMVDEFVYQFQSFCQYRAKLKNKSDDELHQLKQFDKAWNVYGVLNYLQALVEKSMIAQILEREKEGLEQFTATDGYDYQGGSNVLKMLGYYSMIGLLRIHCLLGDYRTGLKCLAPIDLNQQGVYTIVIGSHISAIYHYGFANLMMRRYAEAIREFNKILLYILKYKQYHQKSPQYDQILKKNEQMYAFLAVCLSLCPQHNLIDENVSTQLKEKYNDKMTKMQRFDEETYAAYDELFSYACPKFITPSPPALDQPLTNYNQDAYRLQLKLFLYEVKQQQLLSGIRSYLKLYSTITIAKLAQYMEVDEATLRSILMTYKHKMHAVDNNGKIVSSADFDFYIKEDVIHVMESKPIKRHGDYFLRQILKFEEMIGELEKVQFD, encoded by the exons atggcggcggcggcggcggagggtggcggcggcggaggtggggcgGTGTACGACCCGAGCTACGTGCCGGACTCGGTGAAGACGTTCGTGGCGCACATGTACAGGCACGTCAGGGACAAGAACGTGTACGAGATCCACCAGATGTACGAGGGCGGGTTCCAGCGGCTCTCCGACCGCCTCTTCCGCGACGcgccgtggccggcggcggaggccgtcTCGCCCTACTGCGACGGCGACcacgtcttcctcctcctctaccGGGAGCTCTGGTACCGCCACGCCTACGCGcgggcctcctcgtcgtcgtcgtcgtccgcgccGCTCACCGCCGGCCAGCGCGCCGAGTCGTGGGCGAACTACTGCGACCTCTTCAGCGTCGTCCTCCACGGCGTCGTCAACATGCAGCTCCCCAACCAGTGGCTCTGGGACATGGTCGACGAGTTCGTCTACCAGTTCCAGAGCTTCTGCCAGTACCGCGCCAAGCTCAAGAACAAGTCCGACGACGAGCTCCACCAGCTCAAGCAGTTCGACAAG GCGTGGAATGTGTACGGGGTTCTCAATTACCTGCAAGCGCTGGTGGAGAAGTCCATGATCGCGCAGATtctggagagggagaaggaagggCTCGAGCAGTTCACTGCCACCGACGGCTACGACTACCAGGGTGGCAGCAATGTGCTCAAGATGCTCGGTTATTACAGCATGATTGGGCTGCTCAGGATACACTGCCTCCTTGGGGATTACCGCACTGGCCTCAAGTGCTTGGCACCAATCGACCTTAACCAGCAGGGGGTCTACACCATTGTGATTGGGAGTCACATCTCTGCTATCTACCACTATGGCTTTGCAAATCTTATGATGCGCAG ATATGCTGAAGCCATACGTGAATTCAACAAAATCTTGCTGTACATTCTGAAATATAAGCAGTACCATCAGAAGTCCCCGCAGTATGACCAGATCTTGAAGAAAAATGAACAGATGTATGCCTTCTTGGCAGTTTGCCTTTCCTTATGCCCGCAGCACAACCTCATTGATGAGAATGTTAGCACCCAGCTGAAAGAAAAGTATAATGACAAAATGACAAAGATGCAGAGGTTTGATGAGGAAACCTATGCTGCGTATGATGAACTGTTTTCATACGCATGCCCCAAGTTTATTACTCCATCACCTCCAGCCCTGGATCAGCCACTTACAAATTATAACCAG GATGCATACCGCCTTCAATTGAAGTTGTTCCTTTATGAAGTGAAGCAACAACAGTTGCTTTCAGGGATCAGAAGCTATCTAAAATTGTATTCAACAATAACTATTGCCAAACTTGCGCAATATATGGAAGTGGATGAGGCAACGCTTAG GTCTATCCTGATGACGTACAAGCACAAAATGCATGCAGTTGACAATAATGGAAAGATTGTTTCCAGCGCAGACTTTGATTTCTACATTAAGGAG GATGTTATTCATGTCATGGAGTCCAAACCAATCAAGCGCCATGGTGATTACTTTTTGAGACAGATTTTAAAG TTTGAGGAAATGATTGGTGAACTGGAGAAAGTACAGTTTGACTGA